The following are encoded in a window of Castanea sativa cultivar Marrone di Chiusa Pesio chromosome 5, ASM4071231v1 genomic DNA:
- the LOC142634734 gene encoding uncharacterized protein LOC142634734, with product MTGKKKRSSAPLPPPSSSEPTLSSSSSSSSSSLSNECNRVFGILHNGNYSKALEAAKSLVSLHPDSALANALIALVHKDIAISISDTSSVRRHEHVASALYFSKAALVLSPDSISFPMLRAVVLLTNEQYDSTIQECESALSIKNPLDPMQDNLGIVQYTPLESTLESRVGKVRTKLRELIAKAKKYKFKKLVEDNSLADVNEEFRALLEMKAEMSTRLENVRQSLVELPSPSTSRKLLKKVLLNVDAITRARAYWNNEMSLEAKKELLSVRVDANFDKNKSMGMKAKEVLAEAVEYAKEMKNWKFSTCCCCGERFLDEELNMEHIKSAHLGTLSEELQSVVPRILPKSEIEIGDWKPVDVDAAVKLIEDLPRNESGDQGQDKGKSQDLKLENWPYCNDTNRDEMIKRIWTILQVLIGVKCFAPSHLYMLLDLILEMLKNRIPETLLKQHWMNRTLVSVLFLDEPELKSVREFIEEELEISCGLGGVYSSFTMDNAMDDLTISHERIIFSNDLSHLILLLDETSAKASRSVDESRNACQEYRDDIVQWLYMGSEPIGEQLEEWANYRKASKNLGMELFMIIKSEFRRLQKICERKYKYLREEKLWLDMEGICLEEDKRREEISGNPQSYKSLLLKRQKEIEMEKSNDEMDSMEFDIIGSILKKAQADNDINMLIQMHIDKLFGKCFKLDALILGANASMLLTWKKLKMVTSYDYRLIVVPLLKTFMQAQLEEMVDKDATKKSNAALEDLLSGLKLDAKKNTEKGGDDARHGQGKSKDKKKKKNHRKAKEFKATGGCEDQRENVEQNLVPAAHGRDHPLNSEVVGSVTTDELEQEERELTRKAEEEIRIEEHQRMLARHLEYQRQIENEAKQKCLAEIDKA from the exons atgaccGGCAAGAAGAAACGTTCCTCTGCTCCGCTCCCCCCACCCTCTTCCTCCGAACCCACCTtgtcctcttcctcttcctcttcctcttcttcactGTCCAATGAATGCAATCGAGTTTTCGGAATTCTTCATAATGGGAACTACAGCAAGGCACTGGAAGCCGCCAAGTCCCTAGTCTCCCTCCACCCTGACTCCGCCCTTGCCAACGCTCTCATCGCCCTCGTCCATAAGGATATCGCAATATCAATCAGTGACACCTCCAGTGTCAGAAGACACGAACACGTTGCCTCTGCTCTCTACTTCAGCAAAGCAGCCCTGGTGCTTTCCCCGGATTCCATCTCTTTCCCAATGTTGCGTGCTGTGGTACTGTTAACCAATGAGCAATATGATTCCACCATCCAAGAATGCGAGTCCGCTTTGTCCATCAAGAATCCATTGGACCCCATGCAAGATAACTTGGGCATCGTCCAATACACTCCCCTAGAATCAACCCTGGAGTCTCGAGTTGGGAAAGTGAGAACGAAACTCAGGGAGCTAATAGCGAAAGCCAAGAAGTACAAGTTCAAGAAGCTCGTGGAGGACAATTCACTTGCTGATGTAAACGAGGAATTTCGAGCTTTACTCGAGATGAAGGCAGAGATGAGCACAAGACTTGAAAATGTGAGGCAGAGTTTAGTGGAACTGCCATCACCGTCTACTTCAAGAAAACTACTCAAGAAAGTCTTGTTGAATGTGGACGCTATAACACGAGCCAGGGCTTATTGGAACAACGAGATGAGCTTGGAGGCGAAGAAGGAATTGTTGAGTGTCAGAGTCGATGCGAATTTCGATAAGAATAAATCGATGGGGATGAAGGCAAAAGAGGTGTTGGCAGAGGCTGTGGAGTATGCGAAGGAGATGAAGAATTGGAAGTTTTCGACGTGTTGTTGTTGTGGCGAGAGGTTTCTGGATGAAGAATTGAATATGGAGCATATAAAGAGTGCCCATTTAGGGACTTTGTCTGAGGAGTTACAGTCTGTTGTGCCAAGAATTTTACCTAAGTCAGAAATTGAAATCGGCGATTGGAAGCCAGTGGACGTGGACGCTGCTGTGAAATTGATCGAAGATTTGCCAAGAAATGAGTCTGGAGATCAAGGCCAAGATAAAGGCAAGTCACAAGATTTGAAGTTGGAGAACTGGCCTTATTGCAATGATACCAACCGCGACGAGATGATCAAGAGAATTTGGACGATTTTACAAGTGTTAATAGGGGTCAAATGTTTTGCTCCGAGTCATCTCTATATGCTGCTGGACTTAATATTGGAAATGCTGAAGAATCGAATCCCTGAAACACTGCTTAAGCAGCATTGGATGAATAGGACGCTGGTCTCAGTGTTGTTTCTTGATGAACCGGAGCTTAAAAGCGTCCGTGAATTCATCGAGGAAGAGCTTGAGATTTCTTGTGGATTAGGTGGTGTCTACTCTAGTTTCACGATGGACAATGCTATGGACGATCTTACTATTAGTCATGAGAGGATAATTTTTAGCAATGACTTGTCTCATCTAATTCTGCTGCTTGATGAAACAAGTGCAAAAGCTTCTAGAAGTGTTGATGAAAGCAGGAATGCTTGTCAGGAATATAGAGATGATATTGTTCAGTGGTTATATATGGGTAGTGAGCCTATTGGGGAGCAATTGGAGGAGTGGGCAAATTATAGAAAAGCTAGCAAAAATCTTGGAATGGAACTATTCATGATCATTAAGTCTGAATTTCGCCGGCTACAGAAAATTTGTGAGAGGAAATACAAGTATTTGAGAGAGGAGAAGCTGTGGCTGGATATGGAGGGAATATGTTTGGAAGAAgataagagaagagaagagatttCCGGCAATCCACAGAGTTACAAGTCACTCTTGCTAAAGCGGCAAAAAGAGATTGAGATGGAGAAAAGTAATGATGAGATGGATAGCATGGAGTTTGATATCATAGGGAGTATTTTGAAAAAAGCACAAGCTGACAATGACATAAATATGTTAATCCAGATGCACATTGATAAATTGTTTGGAAAG TGTTTCAAATTGGATGCTTTAATCCTGGGTGCTAATGCTTCCATGCTGCTGACATGGAAGAAACTTAAGATGGTAACTTCTTATGACTATCGATTGATTGTGGTGCCATTGTTAAAGACATTCATGCAG GCACAACTAGAAGAAATGGTTGACAAAGATGCTACAAAGAAGTCTAATGCTGCACTAGAAGATTTGTTATCTGGGCTTAAACTTGATGCCAAGAAGAACACTGAAAAAGGAGGTGATGATGCAAGACATGGACAGGGGAAATCGAaggataaaaagaagaaaaaaaatcacagaaaGGCTAAGGAATTTAAG GCAACTGGTGGTTGTGAGGATCAACGGGAAAATGTGGAGCAAAA TTTGGTTCCAGCTGCACATGGCAGAGATCATCCTCTTAATTCTGAGGTTGTTGGTTCAGTAACCACTGATGAATTAGAGCAAGAGGAAAGGGAACTTACACGTAAGGCTGAGGAAGAGATTAGGATTGAGGAGCATCAAAGAATGCTTGCAAGGCATTTGGAGTACCAAAGGCAGATTGAGAATGAGGCCAAACAAAAGTGCCTTGCTGAGATTGATAAGGCTTAA